From a single Macrobrachium rosenbergii isolate ZJJX-2024 chromosome 9, ASM4041242v1, whole genome shotgun sequence genomic region:
- the LOC136842019 gene encoding zinc finger MYM-type protein 1-like yields MFTHILYKTKLVSDVLQSSSLDLSAAAQMIDAIQQELKNERSEKAWHSIWEKAVAMSQTHSIEVSPAKQRIHKLPRHLKDAVVLETTGHREVCKHEEQEGYKNTLYYPVMDKLLTEIESRFDDANRSLFHSISSLDPSSPQFLRQDQLETMAAKYNVDLEFLDVELRQAKRLVKRKQADGVKIANIVDLTAFVVPFKDAFPGLYKMLIIALALPTNICIL; encoded by the coding sequence ATGTTCACCCACATTTTATACAAAACGAAGCTTGTGTCAGATGTGCTTCAGTCATCGTCTTTAGATCTGTCAGCAGCTGCCCAAATGATTGATGCTATCCAGCAGGAATTAAAGAATGAGCGCTCAGAAAAAGCTTGGCATAGCATTTGGGAGAAGGCAGTTGCGATGTCCCAGACACACAGTATTGAGGTTTCACCTGCCAAGCAAAGAATACATAAATTACCGAGGCATCTAAAGGATGCTGTCGTCTTGGAAACAACTGGACATAGAGAAGTGTGTAAGCATGAGGAACAGGAAGGATACAAAAACACACTCTATTATCCAGTAATGGACAAACTACTAACTGAAATTGAGTCAAGATTTGATGATGCCAACAGATCCCTTTTCCATTCAATATCATCTCTTGATCCTTCCTCCCCTCAATTTTTACGGCAGGACCAGTTGGAGACAATGGCAGCTAAGTATAATGTTGATCTTGAATTCTTAGATGTTGAGCTGCGACAAGCAAAACGATTAGTAAAACGTAAACAAGCTGATGGGGTTAAAATTGCCAACATTGTGGATTTGACAGCTTTTGTTGTTCCTTTTAAAGATGCATTTCCAGGTTTGTACAAAATGTTAATCATTGCTCTTGCATTACCCACCAACATCTGCATCTTGTAA